From Rubripirellula reticaptiva, the proteins below share one genomic window:
- a CDS encoding methyltransferase family protein, whose amino-acid sequence MFHSLLIAGQFVLAAALVLSVKWLPIPWGTLLISMPGLIFALWAWGAMGLRRIRIHPSTTDQTRLITAGPYGIVRHPMYTGLLWFTAALLASDFAWWRLSVWVALLGVLLLKTREEEAAMSERFVDYTDYRSRVGRLLPTWRSSKQ is encoded by the coding sequence ATGTTTCATTCACTGTTGATCGCTGGCCAGTTTGTGCTCGCCGCAGCACTCGTTCTGTCGGTAAAATGGTTGCCAATCCCGTGGGGGACTTTACTGATTTCGATGCCGGGATTGATCTTCGCCTTGTGGGCTTGGGGGGCGATGGGACTGCGAAGAATCCGGATCCACCCCAGCACCACCGACCAAACTCGGCTGATCACCGCTGGTCCCTACGGCATCGTCCGCCACCCGATGTACACCGGATTGCTGTGGTTCACTGCGGCACTGTTGGCAAGCGACTTCGCGTGGTGGCGATTGAGCGTGTGGGTCGCTTTGCTTGGAGTCTTGCTGCTGAAAACTCGCGAAGAAGAAGCAGCGATGTCCGAGCGATTCGTGGATTACACGGACTATCGATCTCGAGTCGGGCGATTGCTACCGACGTGGAGATCTTCGAAACAGTGA